The Juglans regia cultivar Chandler chromosome 16, Walnut 2.0, whole genome shotgun sequence nucleotide sequence GAGTCTTCAGTTCTTAGCGGAGCACAGGGTTCTGGACAAGATGATAGCATGCAGGAAACTTTGTGAGTGTTTATCTCTCTCTCCGGTGTATATTTCTCTATTCTGAGGACCATAGAATGGATCTTCCTATCACCTGCCTATAGTGCCCTTCCCATTTAAGTTGATATAAATGCTCCCCAAGTTTCTGATGTGTCTTTGAAGAAGTTGATAGCGGCAAGTTTGAACTTAAGATCATTATATACTTatgaaatctctctctctccctccctcccactcattttgtaaaatcttttctGCAATGTTCTTTGCAGATGTACACATTGTGGAATCAGTTCAAAGTCTACTCCAATGATGCGTCGAGGGCCAGCCGGTCCAAGGACTTTGTGTAATGCATGTGGGCTCAAGTGGGCCAACAAGGTTTGtgcaattacaaaaacaatataCCGATATCATATACATTTAGTGCTTTGTGGACTATAGTTCCGGTTCTGTAGATCTTCACATTTACTGTTTATGGCTGTATTCACCttgtttaattatgttatttagttAACCTCTATACTGTTCACTTCCACTTCGTCTTTGGGTTGATCTTTCCTCCTGGCTTCTGTAAGGGATTTTGTCAGAGCAGATGAGGTTGTAGaatcatatatttcttttaatttgtttttcatctttACCACATGGCACTTGAATTGCGTTCCTTTTTGTTCATCCACACTAAGTTGAATATTTAACTAATCTTGAAGACGCATCTTTATACTCACGACCATGCATGCTAAGCCTTGTAAATTTCCTCAAAGATATATTGTGCTCTCTCCAAAACTAATTCCAAGTGCTCTTTGAGTGATCTTAATATCAGAACTTGGATTTTGTAGGGAGTTTTACGAGATCTTCCCAAGGTTTCCAATGTGAGTGTCCTGGATTCATCTGTGAAGACAATTGAACAGGTAGAGCTACACCCCATGTGAAGATGTCTTTGAACCCTTTCCCCCACCAGACAATTCTCTTTCCTgccctcatatatatatatatatatatatatatataaatatatatatatttgtatgtatATTTGTGGGTATGTGCGTGTGATTTTCTATTCCTCCGTCTTCCCCTGTTCCTCATGGGTGCTTATCACAGGGTGATGGTGATGCAATTGATTCAGATGCTGTAACCCCGGCTGCTGCAGAACTGGTCTCCTCTGCTAATGGCGATAACTCAGCTGTAACTGCAGAAAGATGAGTGACAAATTAGCAGCCTGTATTGCAGTAGGTGCGGTTCTAAATTCACCTGTAGTAACGTACAATTTGCTTTGACTTTAAGTGTACATATAGCGCTGTATCTTCAACTCTTATTTTACTTACACGTCATTTATGTAACTTTTCGATTACCTATTATTGAAAAACGAAAAAACTTGGTTCTTTGTGTGTGTGGCTATAATTTGTACGCCCGATAATGGGTTCTGAACATCAACGTTTTTCATATGGAGACCAATAACTCTAGGGGGAAATGAAAAGGTTATTACCACCATGAGGAATTCGACAGCGACgcaatcatttttacaaacttttttatataattatattttaaacgaccgatattattataaaatcattttatataaatattctttttttaaaatatggttaTGTAAAGAATAAAAAGGTTGAACGtgtatcattacttttttttttataaataaattggaGAAGGGAGGTTGAACTTATGATCTCCATTTTAGAGATATGAATCTTGTGTCATCTGGTATCACTACTCtaatattttaactacaaatgattagataaaaataaatctataaattaatgtaacttgACGtggtacgtcaaattataaagttatttttattataaaataaatttaatagattttatgaaattacatcagtttgtgaatttaataatctctttatgttttaacaattctctttaaaaaatgtagcatctatcattaaaaaaataattttttatataaatattagatttaagtatttttttataacattaaaaaatcatttctctcgtttgaaatatgttgagttgtgaTGGAAGTTGAACGATTCCTTTTGTGCTTGAAGCTTGTGTTATTGGCAAGGAATTTTGAAGATGTCGAGCGCCGATTATGGGAAAGAGAGAATTATATACCATTAAAAATTTGGACATGGTGTGACAGCAGCAAGCATAAAGATAACGCTCATCTCTCAACCATTGGATGTGTTTTCAACGGTGATGCACGTGGAAGTTCGTTGGGACTCCCTCGCGTCCGTCCCCACCTGACACACACCCTCCTCACACCACGTGACCTACTTCGTCTTCCTTCATGGGCCCCACGTAATCTCCATCACACCTTCCTCTATTCAACGGCTCCGATCGGCGTCACTCTCAAGTTTCTGGAAAGAAGTCTTGAAATTCTTCTCTTTCATCGTTTCAGTATTCCAATGGACTCTCCCTTCTAGGAAACACCAACCAACATAGCTTTCATTATCTTTCCATTTTCGTCGTCATGAGGCCTATACTTGCGTGCATATATAGGGTTTTATAACTTGGGAATTGAAGCAATTGGGGGTTTAAGCGTCCAAGTTCCTGTCTGGAAAGCGAGAAATTTTTTTAGGGCCGAGAAATTTCGGTGAGTGAGAGTTACTGAGCGGGTGATGTTTGAGTAATGAAGATGGTGAATGCGCAGCCACTGCAGGCGAGGCCATTCGAGGAGCCAGAGGACCAGCTGGTGCTGGTGCCGATAGAGGTGGAAGGTGGATCCGAAGACGAATACCTGGATGGAGGTGCCCCGCACGAGGCCATGAATGTAGTGGAAGAGGTGGAAGCTCGGGTGAATAGCGGTTCCGTGTTGAAGTCTCGCACCAGCGAGCTCACAGTCGCGTTCGAAGGCGAGGTCTACGTTTTCCCCGCCGTTACGCCGGAGAAGGTTGGCGTTATTTGTGACTACTATCTTCGTCTTGGTTGTTTTCGGTCTTTGAGGTCTGATTGGTTCATtgtttaacaaaagaaaataaaataaggagaATGAAAATCAAGTGGTAAACAAAACTAAGTGGCtgtcttaattttatttatttattcattttggtAAACGATTATAAGTGATTTAcaattaggatttttaattagaaattcgCATATGATTGACATTTTTTACTCGGCCTGCTTGATTTTTAGGTTTCAGGATGGCTGTCGCCCAATAGAAATGCATCATTTGGTTAAGCCATTTCCCTTTGGgatgtagatttattttttcgcTTTAATAGAACTAGGACGTAGATTGTTGACTCACTATTTTTTCTACTTATTTGGGCTGACATGGGATGGGTTGTATGGAGTATTCTGTCCAAATACTATTCTATCAGGGGGGGGATGTGGTTAGGTTTTGTAGTTATCTCGTTTCAGTGGGCTGCCGGGTATTGAGTCGTTAGTTTGGTACCAAGTTGACTATTATGTTTGttatgattttcaatatttcatGTGTACTTTTGGTCAAATTGCAATAGGAATTTTGTTTTGGCGTACTTTGATCTCTAGTTTGGTCGTCTTCTTTTTGGAATGGCATTGGCATGTGATGCTTGAGAGTTTTTTGGGTTAAATCAACCTGATATGCTGGAATTTGCACATGCAGGTGCAGGCAGTGCTACTACTGCTGGGAGGTTGTGATATACCTGATAGTGTCCCTAGCTCTCAGTTTCTGCTACAACAGAATAGCAGGGTATTCCACTGAAGAACTGCTGTGCTTgtgaaaattcttttaaaatttccttattttcattttttattttttcaaatacacATTAGGGTATAGGTGATACATCACGTGGTTCAAAACTTTCGCGAAGAATTGCATCCCTTGTTAGATTCCGTGAAAAGCGAAAAGAgagatgttttgaaaagaaaattcggTACACTTGTCGAAAAGAGGTTGCTCAGAGGTTAGTTCTAAACATATTTTTGGAAACTTCTGTTATACGGTAGAAAGCAAGgccttcatatatatatatatatataatgtaaagtTGTTGACTACAAATACTCGATATTATCTTGAAGTAATCTCCCTGGGATTTTCACAACATGCTTTGTATGCTCGTTACCAAAAAGTTTTATAGATCTTCACAAGGACATGGTTCTATAAAAGGCACATTATACAATAATCTGGATTTTCATGTATAGAACTTCTAAAAAATTGGAAGCCTTGATGTTGATGGTTGATTTCTTTCCTAATTTTCCTTTTACTCTTTCTGCATCACTCAATTGAGAtgtcaaaaaggaaaatgcttagAGACAACCATAAAACCAATGACTTAAGTTCTcttattctctttttcttttttttttttttttttttttttttttttttttttttttttttataaatttatggcATTTCGTTGTATTTTTTGCTCtttaccaatcaaaaaaatttatggcATTTCGAGCTAGAGAAAAACTGAACCATTTGTTGAACCCAGTAACACCATCATCCGATTCCAAAGAGCTCTGACCTATTAAATCCTAGTTAGTCCTAATCGGACAAATTATGCCACCAATATTGAATGAGAACTAAAGCATGTTTGTAtcacttcaaaaaatatatatctttattatcaatacaaattttgtttaccaataaaaaaatgtaaaatatatctagTGGTGTGGAGAGAGCGACTCTCTGAAATTCTCTCCTTTCTTAAGCATTGTGATAGAGCTAACTTTGATTTGTCTTTTAGGATGCATCGTAAAAATGGACAGTTTGCGTCTTTAAAGGGCACCTACAAAGCAGCTGCAGAAAATGGGGATTCAAGTGATGGCACACCTAGTCCTGCAACTATGTGAGTTTGAAGCTAAATGTTCACTTGCTTGTTTAAACTTCAAGGACAAAAGTTTAAGTCAGTTTTCTCCAAGTATGTCATGGTGCTTGCTGCATCCACTACTCAATGCTGTGATGGCtcttattcttttgttttgattGCTCTGTTTTTGCATTTTGTGTAGTTTACGTAGATGTCAACACTGTGGTATTAGTGAAAAGTCTACTCCAGCGATGCGTCGGGGGCCAGCTGGGCCTAGATCCCTTTGCAATGCATGTGGACTTATGTGGGCAAACAAGGTAGGTGTTGGCAgattacacacacacatgttATTGCAATTATCAAAGAATGTCTCTGTGTAAGATTGCTTCTTCATTTAATCTTTCAAGTCTTTTGAAGATTCTATGAGGCAGGGCTCTTTATGACAACagagcttgatatttttttttatcggcaATATCAAGAAGTTGATATTACTTATGGTATCCTCAAATTTTGGCAAAGATTTATTCTGTGATGAAGTAAGctacgaaaatataaaaagtagatTTTCATGACAATGTAGACACTAAAAATGAAACATAAGATGGGcaaaaaaggaaagataaaaaaaatatttatataccCAAAGCCTATGAACTATGAATTTACTCAGCTTCAGTATTTGGCTAGTGCAGTCAAAATGGATGCAAACAAGCCAAAGCCAAGCCAAATATCAGGCTGCTCAACCACAGCTCTGATGGTTTTGGATCTGATAAACCTTGGCTAGATCTCAAGTCAAGACTGAAGTTCCCTGTTCCATGCAGATTATCATAAACTTGAGATGACTTGGTTAGAAATCGGACAGATAATCACATATCTCAAATATTTCTTTGGATTTTATGActctcatttttaaaagaaacctgattgaattaaatatatatccCAATCATGAGCCCACTCGAGCTGTTCTTGAACCTTGCCAGTACTTCTTTTAGGGGGGTAACCCTGCTATCTTTCACTATTGTTTAACATTTTTAAGGAATGGATTGCTGATTTCCCAATCTTGAGGTGTAGTACacgaaatctctctctctcttcacttgAAACTCTGGAACTATTTCTGTCATGGCTATTCTATTATAATGTGATCATCATTATacttattgttgttgttattgcTAACTTTATGTTTacaattcttataaaaaaaataaaaaactttatatttacaattatttgCTGTAATTATTGGTGAATTATGTTCATTCAAAAGGGATTGAGTGTTTAAGATATGGGAGAGGGTAAGTTTCATTATGTAACCCTTCGGCCAAGTGTCCTCAATGGAGCTTCAAAAGAACAAATAAggattaatgtttatttttcatctGGAGTGCCCATTCTTGCAAAAACACGTATTTCCTCTTTGCCATGTGTATTGAAGTGTTTTTGTATTGATGTCCTTAAATTTGTTTCTAGCTTCGCTCTTAAACCTGTATTCttgtttgtaatattatttaatttataatggtATTTTCCTTTTGGTTCTACTCAcccttttttaatctttttaccGATCTTGAAGGGAACTTTGAGAGATCTTGCAAAAGCAGGAAGGACCATTCCTCTCGACCAAAATGAGCCTGTACGTATTTTGATCTATATTTCCTTAATACTGTCCCACATGGTATCTGCATGCATTTGTCACTGGGAAATGCTACACACGATATGTAATGAAATTCTTTGAAAGTGGATGTATGCCACACCTAGATACATACTCGAACCTGACATCACAAAGTCAGTTTAGGACACATCTCGAGTCATAAATATTAAGTAAGAAATTCTcgtcaataaaattcttatttaacaatcaaaagaaaaatttagaaatttaagattaaataattttccttaAGCTGACAAAAATTGATGTTAGTTATGAGCAATGTTTTTAATGCCTTGTTtctttatatagatcttttgtGATTTATCAACTGAAAATCTGGTGGTAATAGGGTACTTTGTGGACTCATCTGCGAAGTTTCTCGGAACATGTAGTTTTAGTATAGAATGTCATTCATGATGATATTGTTTGTACCTCAGGATACTTCAGCTGATATTAAGCCTTCGACGATGGAACCTGAAAATTGTTATGCTGATGAGGATGAGCAGGTATAAATTCTTAGGATTGGTGGTGATGCATTTGAGCAAAGCAAATCAATATCCAATGCCAATTTATCTGAAATGTGTGTGTGCCGATGcattttttcctctgtttttttttctctttccaatcCTGACAATTGGTTGTCTTGCTTTCCCCTTAACCATCGGTGGGTTATTGAAGAACCTTCTGGAAGTCTTGTTTGATTACAAGTGAGAACTGAGAAGTTTTATGCGAACACCTTGTATCTTTACTCAATTACCTCAAACTTATCTTTGGATTTTAAGATACATTatcattcaaaaaattatttgtcaAAGTGCTTTCTGAAATTGTGTATTTGTTGATTTTTCCAAGAGTGGCTCCagataaaacatattttatgctTAATAAATGCAGTCTAAAACTATTATtgtatattagtaatactaacgTTCTAATACCGAATTCTCCTGTGTCGACTGCTCAGGGAAGCCTGAATGATGCAAAACCTGTACCTTTGGAGTTTAAAAATCCTTCTACGAGGTCAGGTGAGCAGGTAGGACATGCTCTGTTCTCGACTGGACACTGGAAAACCTAGTTGGCTAGCATGTTGTATAATATTTCACAatgtattatgtttttatactataacatatcaaaacaaaatcttTTCATCTTATAGCGTAGATGCTATGATCCATGTCACTGCTTTAGTACATCAGAGATCCTATTTATAGCAGAAATGCTGGCCTAGAAGTTGCCAATTTGAAAGTGACTGCTTGTATATCTGTATTTGGTTTAAGTAAAACAATTAGCTGATGCAGGATTTCATGCAAACGACGGAAGTTGTTACTGACCATCTGTCCATTGAACTGGAGAATCCATCCGTTGACCTTGGTGATCAGGTACCGGAATACTATATTCTCagccttataaaaaatattatattcttggCATCTGTATTATATTTATCAGTTATCGAAATGAataacacagagagagagatgcaacttGCCAAAACATGAAAACATAAATCAACAAGAATGGCTTGCTTCTCTTTCATGTTCTTGTCAGCATcttaagaaatttatttcagAACATTCTCGAAGGAAGCTCTGTGGTATGATTTTCCACACTTGGAGGTTGAAACTTATCTGATTTTTGCAGGAAACTATTGATGAACTTGCGAATGCTTCGGGGACAGAATTTGAGATACCAGAGAACTTTGATGAGCAGGTATTGGTTTCTGCATGCCAACTTTGATAAAAGTTTTTGTTAGTTCTTCAACTTCATGTATACTTACTGACAGGTTGACATTGACGTTTCGAACATGGGGACTGATTGGCCAAGGAGCTGAAAGTGTGCTATAACATGGGGGGAATATGCTCTGGTTCTTGACTGGAATGCAGGTACACTGCTGGTTTTTACTAACGTTAGATATCCAGAGGTGGTTTATGTTCATAGACCAATTGACTTGTCGATGCGAGTTGTACGACACACATTTTACTTATTTGAATCAGTTGCGCCGTACATTGCATTGGATCTATTATGTGAATAAGTCCCCTTTTTCTTCGTTATTGCCTCCCTCGTCCACTCAATTGCACTGTATTGATTGTTTCACGTAGGGAGAATaggacttgtttggaaatagatctcatctcaaaattcttatttcatcccatctcctttccaaacataattcaaatactaaatttttaaactaattattacaatttttctaaacttttaaataaaaaataaaaaacaattcaattttttcaattctccaaacaaaaattatattttaacaatattttaattctataatatttttatttaacttttttcaaaatctaaaaaaatattcaattcaaattatctcattattatttacaaactattttattactattcacaaaagaaaaaatttattcatcattgtTTTTCTTATCATCCTCTTatcattttatgatatgatattaaatgataagtttacaagtgaaacataataaattatctttaattatttaatatcagaTGATGAGAGAATAATGAGAAAAAGAATGAGGAATAATAGTactctttacaaaattttaatctcttcgtttggaagttaaatttattttaactcatcattacaatttttttaaattttaacacaaaatataataaacaatttaatttttttaaatctcaaaataataataataatattgtatcatctcaattcaattcaactcagttcaacattcaaatgcaCCATTTTCAAAACgagtcttaaaaaaattaaaagaattacgATGGCTGTTGACAGATtgaggagtggtttggattcagagataaattgagatgggttgagatggtttgtgaatagtagaataaaagttaaattatttattatattttatgtaaaaatttgagaaaattataatgatgagttaagataagttgagatatgtGAAAAGTTTATAGCTAGCCGGCAATTTTGGCAGCCTCGATGTCGAGTCAAATGGTTGGAGGCCAGCCGAGATGGCATCCCAGCTAAACACTTTTTCACGTCTAGGCCACCTCGATTAATTAGAAAGGAGAAATGGTTTGTACATgtcttagagcattggtaatggTCTAGTcattgtcaagtctaaaatttaactagaattttaatttttagctataatatcaatttttgattAGGTGAGTCCACAGTTGACTAgtcattataaagttaaaatactaatataatataatattttttacttctttttatttttttatttgtaaatataatttatatatttcttagatcttcatactttgtagaaataatgtatctactctatcaatcaatagaaataatgtgcatgctatgcatgttttaccattcaaagagagggaagtgataaaataattaaatattaatttccattgtgaatagtaactaaCCATATTTAgagaggacttaagatttactattcatcaagtcttaagctTTAGActattggctagtccaatgtgaaggctttttctcacatctagctaaagtttggACTTGCATTGACATTTAGCTAGTCCATTACCAATACtcttaaattgtaaatttgtaatactCTAATAGAAAGCTCAAATcactttatctatttttaaaaaaactaattaatgatataattaaaactctattAGAACATTATGAAAAACTGAACTCTTTTTCaaacaatatgaaattttatacaccattatccttatttttatcttatagaATATCACACAAATACTATATAGACCCTTTATAAAAAGCAAGATTTATGTATTTGAGACTAGTACTAAATAGAACTCGTTAAAAAGATGAATAGCCACCATATAGGTTAAAATTGATAAAGAGTAATACTATgtacagttataaaatatataaatgttatacaattattttaaaaaaaaattaaatctaatattaaaatattaatttcttttaatatgagtctcatatttattaatttttttcaaaataattatacaatacttacacactcacaattataattatcatttctcattgaTAAATAGTGTTTGGCGGTCATTGCGAGTAGATATCTCgtggaaaacaaacaaacctTTGCTAGGAAACGCCAAAAATAGGGTTGGAATGCTCCATCACATAAATgctaaaataacaaaaagatcTCACAAAAATTAGTTCACATTTTTGATGTGGCGTGCATGCGTgcctgatatgatatgatatttattttatagtaaaaaatacattataatcTGATGCAtcgtattaatttatattaatttgtaaattcatttttcattagatttctttatgaatatagcacttaaaaaaaaaaaaaaatacaagtctCCATCTATTTGAAAGACTTTGCAAAGCGAATCAGCACGATATTGATAAAGAAGCAGATACAAAGTGGTATGAATCAAATAAACCAATAATATATTCATGGAAAAATACATCTACTGCTATAATAATATATTctcttcaattaaaaaacattCCATTATGATCAACACTGCCTTACATGTAAAACGTCAACAACGGAGCAAAGGAGTTTGACTGAAAAAAAGGGTGCAATGCCATCTATGGGTAGCGGGGCATATTGGCACAAAACCACAAACATAGATTATGACTATACAACTGGCTGAAGCCATAACAATTcaacaaaatctcaaaccaaaaAGCTCGTAAAGAAAAGATAGGAATATATGTGGTAAAGCAGCTGCTTCTGACAAAAAAGAAAGGTATATGTGCTCCGTGT carries:
- the LOC108995729 gene encoding GATA transcription factor 19-like, with protein sequence MKMVNAQPLQARPFEEPEDQLVLVPIEVEGGSEDEYLDGGAPHEAMNVVEEVEARVNSGSVLKSRTSELTVAFEGEVYVFPAVTPEKVQAVLLLLGGCDIPDSVPSSQFLLQQNSRGIGDTSRGSKLSRRIASLVRFREKRKERCFEKKIRYTCRKEVAQRMHRKNGQFASLKGTYKAAAENGDSSDGTPSPATILRRCQHCGISEKSTPAMRRGPAGPRSLCNACGLMWANKGTLRDLAKAGRTIPLDQNEPDTSADIKPSTMEPENCYADEDEQGSLNDAKPVPLEFKNPSTRSGEQDFMQTTEVVTDHLSIELENPSVDLGDQETIDELANASGTEFEIPENFDEQVDIDVSNMGTDWPRS